TCGCCCGTCCCGGAGAAGCGTCATCGCCGGTGGGGGAGGGCGTTACAGCGTGATCTAGGGCTTGCTCGTCATCCATGCCATGAAGTCTGCGCCGATTCGTCCAGCGTGGGAGAAAATCTGCCTGACCTGTCCTTACGCGTCAAGTCAGGGCAGGATAGACACCGGATTCGGCCCCCAAGAGGTCAGGATGGAACTTCGCTCCGAAGCAGCAAACCATGAGGAAGTGCGGCGAGTCGCGTTTCCAAGCGCCCGGACCCGCGCAAACGGCAGCGCGGACGCCGAAGAAAGTCCCTGACGAACGCTATGGCGAGCGAATCACTCCAGCAGGAAGCTGTCCCCCATACGGTCAGGAAGGCCCCAGCAGGTCAGGTTGCATCCCCCGATCGGTCAGGGAAGCGCCCCCGGAAGGGCAGGCAAAATCCCCCGTCCGGTCAGGATAAGCTTGCTCAAACCCGCAGAAATGCTGTGCTTTCGGCCTCCTGAATCTGAATCCTTTTGAATCGGAAAAGCTTCCGCTGCGAGCAGCGGCGTTTTGATTCTTTTTATTTTGAGAAAGAGATCGGCGTCGCGCCTGATGCAATCGTTCAATCCCCCCGCCTGGAGGGATACGCGAAGTTAGCCGCCTACGATAGGCTGCCGGCCAAATGACCTTGCGCATGGAGGGTGCATGATCAACTTCGCCAAGTTCGAGATCATCGGCCGGATCGGGGAAATCGACGCGCGGCCGAAAGTCACCCTGCTGTCGGTCTGCGCGAATTATCGCCGCAAGGGTGACGATAACGAATGGCAGGAAGACAGCCACTGGAACCGCGTGAGCGTCTTCAGCGAAGGCCAGCGAAAACATATCGCCGACCGGGCTCAAGTCGGGGATCTCGTGCGCATAGCCGGACGGCTCAAGGACAACTCCTATGAACGCGACGGCGCGACGCACTACACAACCGATCGCATCGTCGAGGAATTCGGGATCCTGGCACCCAAAGGCATGCCGGGGTGAAATATCGGGGAGGGGAGGGCGCAATCAGCAGCGGCGCTCCACCACTTCCGAGGATTAGTCGATGCCCATAGCTGCTCCCCATCGCGCCAAAGCCATTGTCGAAGCCCTGGGTGGGATCTGGCGCGGTACGCGCGGCGAATGCCGGTGCCCGGCACATAACGATCATGGTCCCAGCCTGTCGGTACGCCTGGGCGAGCGGGCGATCCTGTTCCACTGCTTTGCCGGCTGCGACACGCGCGATGTTCTGGCTGCTTTGCGCCGGCGCAAACTTCACGATGCGGAGCCGCTCACAATGCCGCGCCCGAAGGCGGCCGCGGACCATCGCGCTCTTGCACTTCGCCTATGGAAGGCGAGCCAGCCCATCGCCGGATCTCCAGCGGCCGATTATCTGGCGGCGCGCGGTCTGCCGCCTCCCTATCCGCGTTGCCTGCGCTACAACCCGCGCACCATCGTCGGGGCCGGTGAGCGCCGCCGGTTCTTTCCGGCGATGATCGCCGCGGTCGAGAATGATCTGGGGGTTGTCGCCGTCCAGCGGACCTGCCTCGATCTCGCCGACATCCTGCACAAACCCATGCCAAAGCCGAAGATTGCCCTTGGCCTTCTCGGCGACGCGGCCATTCGTCTGGCGCCGGCCGGCGAGGAGCTTGGCCTTGCCGAAGGCATCGAGGACGCCCTTTCAGCAATGGCCTGGTTCGGAACGCCCACCTGGGCGCTGGGCGGGGTCGAACGCCTTGGGCTTGTCGCCATCCCCGAACGGGTCAAGCGTATCATCGTCTATGGCGATCGCGGTGCCGCCGCTGCCGCCATGCTCAAAAAAGCCCGCCCCCATCTCACAGCCAATGGACGCGAACTGGTGCTCCGGCTGCCGGAACGGCACGCGGACTGGAATGATGCTTGGCGTGTCCGCCGGGCCGCCGAGGCGGCCTGAAAGGGGAGGGAGCCTTCCGGCTGATGACCTGGCGCTGATGCCAGGTGTCAGACCTGGAGATGCCCCATGGCCACACACCCCCTCGCGCTCACGCTGCCGCTCGATGATCCCGCCCGTACCGCTGCTCAAGGCATAGCCGACCGGCTGTCCGAAGGATGTCCGGTTGCACGTAACGACCTCCTTGCCGAAATGACCTCCGCTTTCGGTGGCTCGAGCGCCGATGGCCTGTGGTCATTGCGCGACGCCTACGATGTGCTCGAACTCGCGCAGGTCCTCCATCTGAAGAACGCGACGCTCCCGGCAGATGCGAATGCGCGGCTCGCCCAGCTGATCGCTATGACGGCGGCGCTTCCCACGCAAAGCGTGCGTAGCGAAACGCAGATCGCGTTCCAGCAATTCTCGACACCGGCGCCGATCGGCTTCCTTGCCGCCAAGGCAGCCGCGATCACGGCACACGATATCGTGCTCGAGCCCTCGGCCGGGACCGGCCTCCTGGCCGTACACGCCCATCTCGCCGGCGCGCGCCTCCTTCTCAATGATATCGATGCCTGGCGCACGCGTTTGCTGCGTCACGCCTTTCCCGAAGGCAGGCTGAGCACGCATGATGGCGAACTGATCGACGATATGCTCGATCCGCAACTGGTGCCGAGCGTCGTGCTCCTCAATCCGCCCTTCTCGCGAAGCCAGGGGCGCGCGCGCGATCGCCATGCCGCGCTTCGCCATTTGCGCTCCGCGCTGTTGCGGCTTGCTCCAGGCGGGCGCTGCGCCGTTATTCTCCCCGACCGCATCGAGACGGAGGACGCGGATTGGCTGCACGCCACTGCGGGCGCGCATGCCCGGCTGCATCTCGACCTGCCGCCCGATGCCTATGCCAAGCACGGCACCGGCCAGGCAGTCCAGCTCATACTCCTCGAAAAGGACGGGGCAGGGGGCTCGGTCCCGCGCCAGACCTGCACGACGCTCGGCGCTGCGCTTGCGGCCATCGATGCGATGGCGACCCCATGCGCGCCGCAGCCGCAGCCGATCTCCCGCCCCAGCGGATTGTTCCGGGGCCTCACGCGGCGGACCCGCCCCGTCTGCTCGCGTGCGGCGGTGACCCTGCCCACGACCCGCGCGGTCGCCTATCACCGTCTCGACGCGCCCGCACCCGCGGGCGAACCGCAAGGGATTTACCTGCCCTATCGGCCGAGCCGTCTGCTGATTGCCGATGCTCGTGAGCACCCAAGCGCGCTGGTCGAATCGCAGGCAATGGGATCGATTGCCGCACCCCCGGTCGCTTATGAACCCGTGCTGCCGGCCAGGATCCTGGACGACGGCCTGCTCTCGGACGCGCAGCTCGAAACGCTGATCTACGCTGGCGCGGCGTTCGAGCGCGATCTTCCCGGGCGGTTCATATCCAGCGAGGAGGGTCTTTCGCTGTCGCCGGCAGAGGCCGGTAACGCCTATCGGACCGGCTTTTTCCTTGGCGATGGCACGGGCGCCGGCAAGGGGCGGCAGGTGGCAGGCGTCATCCTCGACCAGTGGTTGCGTGGCAACCGCCGCCACCTCTGGATATCCAAGAGCGAGACGCTGGTCGAAGACGCTCGCCGGGACTGGTCGGCGCTTGGCGGCTTGCCGCTCGACATCCAGCATCTCAACCAGTGGAAGCTCGGCACCCCGATCGCGCTGGGCGATGGGATCCTCTTCCTGACCTATGCCACCCTGCGCTCCAACCGCGGCGACAGGGGCACGCGGCTGCGCCAGCTGATCGAATGGATGGGTGAGGATTTCAGCGGCGTCATCGTTTTCGACGAGGCGCATGAAATGGCCGGGGTGGCCGGCGGCGAGGGCCGGTTCGGCGCCACGAAAGGGTCCGAGCAGGGCATTGCCGGCGTCCGCCTGCAAAATCTCGCTCCGCGCGCCCGGATTCTCTACGCCTCGGCGACGGGCGCCTCGGATGTCAACAATCTTGCCTATGCGACACGCCTCGGATTGTGGGGACCGCAGACGGCCTTCGCCGACCGGCGGGCCTTCGTGGAATCCCTGCGCCGAGGCGGCATCGCGGCGATGGAGTTGATCGCCCGCGACCTCAAAGCGCAGGGCCTCTATGCCGCGCGGGCGCTCAGCTTCGCCGGCGTCGAATATGACATCCTCGAGCATCGGCTCAGCGAAGAACAGATCGCCGTCTACAATGCCTATGCCGATGCCTGGGCGATCATTCACAACAATCTGCAGGCCGCGCTCGCCGCCACGCGCGTCACCGACGGCTTCAGCGGTGCCACCTATAATAGCGGCGCGAAGGCCGCGGCATTGTCGATCTTCGAATCGACCAAGCAACGCTTCTTCGGCCAGATCCTGCTGTCGATGAAGCTGCCCTCGCTGATCCCGGCGATCGCCGCCGATCTCGCGCGCGGCGACTGCGCCGTCGTCCAGCTCGTGTCGACCTCGGAAGCGATGCTCGATCGTGCCCTTGCCGACCTGTCCCCCGAGGAGCGCGCCTGGCTCGATATCGAGCTGTCCCCGCGCGAATTCCTGGTCGATTATCTGACCGCGGCCTTTCCCGTGCGCCAGATGCGCACCTATACCGACGATAGCGGCACGGTGCGCTCGGAACCGATGATCGACGAGGCCGGGCAGCCCGTGCTGTGCCGGGAAGCGATGGCCATGCGCGACCAGCTCCTCGAGCAACTCTGTGCGCTGCCGGTCGTCGGCTCGGCGCTCGATCACATAATCGGGCATTTCGGGACGGAGGCTGTGGCCGAGGTGACGGGCCGCAGCCGGCGGATCGTCGTCGATGCCGACGGCCGTCAGCGGATCGAACGGCGCAGCGCGCGCACGAACCTCGCGGAGACCGACATCTTCATGCGCGGCGAAAAGCGCATCCTGATCTTCTCCGACGCCGGCGGCACGGGGCGGAGTTACCACGCCAGCCTCGACGCGCCCAATCAGAGCCGCCGCATTCACTATCTCCTCGAGCCCGGTTGGCGCGCGGACGCGGCGATCCAGGGGCTGGGCCGCACGCACCGCACCCACCAAGCCTGCCCGCCCTTGTTTCGGCCCGTTTCCACCGATTGCCGTGGCGAACGGCGGTTCATCTCGACCATCGCCCGGCGCCTCGACAGCCTGGGCGCGCTGACCCGTGGCCAACGCCAGACCGGCGGGCAGGGACTTTTCGACCCCCGCGACAATCTGGAGTCCGACTTCGCGCGGGAATCGCTCGACCAGTGGTTTCGCCTGCTGTTCCAGGCAAAACTCCAATCGGTCCACTTCGATCAGTTCCAGGCGCTCACCGGTTTGAACCTGGCCGGGGAGGGCGGGGGGCTCACCGAGACCTTGCCCACGATCCAGCGGTGGTTGAACCGCATCCTGGCGCTGCGCATCGACCTGCAGAACGCGATCTTCGACGAATATCTCGGCTTGATCGAAGCACGGGTGGAAAAGGCACGCGAGGCCGGCACCCTCGATCTTGGCGTCGAAACGATCGCGGCCGACCGTATTTCGATCCTCGACCGGACGGTGATCCGGCGCGATCCCGTGAGCGGCGCCGAAACCGAGATCCTGCGTATCGAAACCGAGGAGCGATATCGGCCGCTGACCCTGGAGCGAGCGCATTGGCTTCTGGCCGACCCGGAAGCGCGCGGGTTGATCAACCCGCGTTCCGGCAAGGCCGCCATTTGCCGGCCGACCTTCTCGCTGACGGACGAAGAGGGGCGGACCGTGCGCCGCTATGAGCTGGTGCGGCCGACGCGCACCGAACGGCACCGGCAGGACCTCTTCGCCGAAACCCATTGGACCGACGTGGACCGGGCGAGCTTCGACGAAGCCTGGCAGGCCGAATGCGACGCAATGGCGGCGCAGACGCGCACGCAGATCATCTATCTGGTCACTGGCCTGCTGCTTCCGGTGTGGGGCAAGCTGCCCGACGATCATGTCCAGGTCTGGCGGCTGACGAGCGATGACGGCCAGTCGCTTCTCGGGCGTCTTATTCCGGCGCCGCTGGTTGAGCGGATTGCCAGCGCATTCGGCATCGCGGCCCATGTCGAGATCGACCTCGGCGCGCGGGTCGAGCACGTC
The sequence above is drawn from the Sphingobium indicum B90A genome and encodes:
- a CDS encoding single-stranded DNA-binding protein; amino-acid sequence: MINFAKFEIIGRIGEIDARPKVTLLSVCANYRRKGDDNEWQEDSHWNRVSVFSEGQRKHIADRAQVGDLVRIAGRLKDNSYERDGATHYTTDRIVEEFGILAPKGMPG
- a CDS encoding DUF7146 domain-containing protein, with the protein product MPIAAPHRAKAIVEALGGIWRGTRGECRCPAHNDHGPSLSVRLGERAILFHCFAGCDTRDVLAALRRRKLHDAEPLTMPRPKAAADHRALALRLWKASQPIAGSPAADYLAARGLPPPYPRCLRYNPRTIVGAGERRRFFPAMIAAVENDLGVVAVQRTCLDLADILHKPMPKPKIALGLLGDAAIRLAPAGEELGLAEGIEDALSAMAWFGTPTWALGGVERLGLVAIPERVKRIIVYGDRGAAAAAMLKKARPHLTANGRELVLRLPERHADWNDAWRVRRAAEAA
- a CDS encoding strawberry notch-like NTP hydrolase domain-containing protein — protein: MATHPLALTLPLDDPARTAAQGIADRLSEGCPVARNDLLAEMTSAFGGSSADGLWSLRDAYDVLELAQVLHLKNATLPADANARLAQLIAMTAALPTQSVRSETQIAFQQFSTPAPIGFLAAKAAAITAHDIVLEPSAGTGLLAVHAHLAGARLLLNDIDAWRTRLLRHAFPEGRLSTHDGELIDDMLDPQLVPSVVLLNPPFSRSQGRARDRHAALRHLRSALLRLAPGGRCAVILPDRIETEDADWLHATAGAHARLHLDLPPDAYAKHGTGQAVQLILLEKDGAGGSVPRQTCTTLGAALAAIDAMATPCAPQPQPISRPSGLFRGLTRRTRPVCSRAAVTLPTTRAVAYHRLDAPAPAGEPQGIYLPYRPSRLLIADAREHPSALVESQAMGSIAAPPVAYEPVLPARILDDGLLSDAQLETLIYAGAAFERDLPGRFISSEEGLSLSPAEAGNAYRTGFFLGDGTGAGKGRQVAGVILDQWLRGNRRHLWISKSETLVEDARRDWSALGGLPLDIQHLNQWKLGTPIALGDGILFLTYATLRSNRGDRGTRLRQLIEWMGEDFSGVIVFDEAHEMAGVAGGEGRFGATKGSEQGIAGVRLQNLAPRARILYASATGASDVNNLAYATRLGLWGPQTAFADRRAFVESLRRGGIAAMELIARDLKAQGLYAARALSFAGVEYDILEHRLSEEQIAVYNAYADAWAIIHNNLQAALAATRVTDGFSGATYNSGAKAAALSIFESTKQRFFGQILLSMKLPSLIPAIAADLARGDCAVVQLVSTSEAMLDRALADLSPEERAWLDIELSPREFLVDYLTAAFPVRQMRTYTDDSGTVRSEPMIDEAGQPVLCREAMAMRDQLLEQLCALPVVGSALDHIIGHFGTEAVAEVTGRSRRIVVDADGRQRIERRSARTNLAETDIFMRGEKRILIFSDAGGTGRSYHASLDAPNQSRRIHYLLEPGWRADAAIQGLGRTHRTHQACPPLFRPVSTDCRGERRFISTIARRLDSLGALTRGQRQTGGQGLFDPRDNLESDFARESLDQWFRLLFQAKLQSVHFDQFQALTGLNLAGEGGGLTETLPTIQRWLNRILALRIDLQNAIFDEYLGLIEARVEKAREAGTLDLGVETIAADRISILDRTVIRRDPVSGAETEILRIETEERYRPLTLERAHWLLADPEARGLINPRSGKAAICRPTFSLTDEEGRTVRRYELVRPTRTERHRQDLFAETHWTDVDRASFDEAWQAECDAMAAQTRTQIIYLVTGLLLPVWGKLPDDHVQVWRLTSDDGQSLLGRLIPAPLVERIASAFGIAAHVEIDLGARVEHVRTSGEIMPIGALRLKRALVAGDQRLELLDWKPEALPHLKAAGCFTEIIQHRTRLFVPPSRALEILARITD